The following proteins are encoded in a genomic region of Mycolicibacterium aromaticivorans JS19b1 = JCM 16368:
- a CDS encoding ANTAR domain-containing protein — MSTAGYDHPDPRRAADRMLDTAEGVLVALRRFRLNDAFRDLMTTARHHNVNPLSLADALVALAENHGVNALDTNVVAIARHTWGPLLDQPRNHPTPQDDDHP; from the coding sequence GTGAGCACCGCTGGCTATGACCACCCCGACCCGCGCCGAGCCGCAGATCGCATGCTCGACACCGCCGAAGGGGTCCTCGTCGCGCTGCGGCGCTTCCGTCTCAACGACGCCTTCCGCGACCTGATGACCACCGCGCGCCACCACAACGTCAACCCCCTCAGCCTGGCCGACGCACTGGTCGCCCTCGCCGAAAACCACGGCGTCAACGCTCTCGACACCAACGTCGTGGCCATCGCCCGTCACACCTGGGGCCCCCTACTCGACCAGCCCCGCAACCACCCCACACCCCAAGACGATGACCACCCCTGA
- a CDS encoding Hsp20/alpha crystallin family protein, whose protein sequence is MEVTPMGMMFDPFRDLGRFTEQVLGTAARPSGLPVDAWRDGDGFVVEFDVPGIAPDALDVQVDHDVLTVTAERPEVSDQNGQWVIAERPHGVFRRQLSLGQHLDTEHIEADYHSGVLRVRIPVAETAKPRKIAIGSPAPQHALDQG, encoded by the coding sequence ATGGAGGTGACACCGATGGGGATGATGTTTGATCCGTTCCGCGATCTGGGACGGTTCACCGAACAGGTGTTGGGCACTGCGGCCCGCCCGAGCGGTCTGCCAGTGGATGCCTGGCGAGACGGCGATGGTTTCGTGGTCGAGTTTGATGTGCCCGGCATCGCCCCCGATGCTCTGGATGTGCAGGTCGACCATGATGTGCTGACCGTCACTGCCGAGCGGCCCGAGGTCAGCGACCAGAACGGGCAGTGGGTAATTGCCGAGCGCCCACACGGAGTGTTTCGCCGGCAGCTGTCGCTGGGCCAGCACCTGGATACCGAGCACATCGAGGCCGACTACCACAGTGGGGTGTTGCGGGTGCGGATCCCGGTGGCCGAAACCGCTAAACCGCGCAAGATCGCAATCGGTTCACCGGCCCCCCAACACGCCCTTGATCAGGGGTGA
- a CDS encoding IS256 family transposase yields MTTLDDVAKKKAAEQSEGQKAAVELVRLAQEQGLSLTGPDGLLKQLTKTVLETALNEEMTEHLGYEKHDPPETGSGNIRNGTRTKTVLTDTTGPVELDVPRDRASTFEPQIVKKRQRRLNGVDEVVLSLYAKGLTTGEISAHFAEIYGASVSKETISRITDKVLEEMNDWSVRPLDETYAAIFIDAIVVKVRDGQVANRPFYAAIGVTLAGERDILGLWAGTGGEGAKFWMSVLTDLRNRGIKDTFFVVCDGLKGLPEVVGNVWPQAIVQTCIIHLLRNTFRLTSRKYWDEIKGDVKPIYTAVNATAARAAFDELAEKWGQRYPAVIRLWDNAWAEFIPFLDYDVEIRRVICSTNAIESLNARYRRAIKARGHFPSEQAALKCLYLVTRSLDPTGVGRARWTMRWKPALNAFAITFADRFPAAETY; encoded by the coding sequence ATGACGACACTGGACGATGTGGCGAAGAAGAAGGCGGCTGAGCAGTCCGAAGGCCAGAAGGCTGCGGTCGAACTGGTCCGATTGGCCCAGGAGCAGGGCTTGTCGCTGACCGGGCCCGACGGGCTGCTCAAGCAGTTGACCAAGACGGTCCTCGAGACCGCGCTCAATGAGGAGATGACCGAGCACCTCGGCTATGAGAAACACGACCCGCCCGAGACGGGGTCGGGCAACATCCGCAACGGCACCCGCACCAAGACGGTGCTGACCGACACCACCGGCCCGGTCGAACTTGACGTGCCGCGCGATCGGGCATCGACCTTCGAGCCTCAGATCGTCAAGAAACGCCAACGTCGCCTGAACGGCGTGGACGAGGTCGTGCTGTCGCTGTACGCGAAGGGCTTGACCACCGGTGAGATCTCGGCGCACTTCGCCGAGATCTACGGGGCGTCGGTATCCAAAGAGACGATCAGCCGCATCACCGACAAGGTGCTTGAGGAGATGAACGACTGGTCGGTGCGACCGCTGGATGAAACCTACGCCGCGATCTTCATCGACGCGATCGTGGTCAAGGTCCGCGACGGCCAAGTCGCCAACCGGCCGTTCTACGCTGCCATCGGGGTCACCCTGGCCGGGGAACGCGACATCCTCGGCTTGTGGGCCGGCACCGGCGGGGAGGGCGCCAAGTTCTGGATGAGCGTGCTCACCGACCTACGCAACCGCGGCATCAAGGACACCTTCTTCGTCGTCTGCGACGGGCTCAAGGGACTGCCCGAGGTGGTGGGCAATGTGTGGCCGCAGGCGATCGTGCAGACGTGCATCATTCATCTGCTGCGCAACACTTTTCGGCTCACGTCCCGCAAGTACTGGGACGAGATCAAGGGCGACGTCAAGCCGATCTACACTGCGGTCAACGCGACCGCGGCTCGGGCGGCGTTCGACGAGCTGGCCGAGAAATGGGGGCAGCGCTACCCGGCAGTGATCCGGCTCTGGGACAACGCCTGGGCGGAGTTCATTCCGTTCCTGGACTACGACGTGGAGATCCGGCGAGTGATCTGCTCGACGAACGCGATCGAGTCGCTCAACGCCCGCTACCGCCGCGCGATCAAGGCCCGCGGACACTTCCCCTCCGAGCAGGCGGCGCTCAAGTGCCTGTATCTGGTGACCCGATCACTGGACCCGACCGGTGTCGGCAGGGCACGATGGACGATGCGGTGGAAACCTGCCCTCAATGCGTTCGCGATCACCTTCGCCGACCGATTCCCGGCAGCCGAAACCTACTGA